One Natronolimnobius sp. AArcel1 genomic region harbors:
- a CDS encoding Rrf2 family transcriptional regulator, with translation MSSIELTPSQKKILRALTNLHKESEDAIKGEDIAEQVDRNPGTIRNQMQSLKALQLVEGVPGPKGGYKPTAAAYEALEIQQMDDPASVPLEHEGESVDDVIVEEIDLSSVHHPELCRAEIHIQGTIDGISEDDAVVVGPTPLSKLVIEGRLDGKDDTNNILILRIEDMIAPGPGETPDH, from the coding sequence GCGCACTCACAAATCTACACAAGGAGTCCGAGGACGCGATCAAAGGGGAGGATATCGCAGAACAGGTCGACCGAAACCCCGGGACGATCCGCAACCAGATGCAGAGTCTGAAAGCCCTCCAACTCGTCGAGGGTGTCCCCGGCCCCAAAGGTGGCTACAAACCAACCGCCGCCGCCTACGAAGCCCTCGAGATCCAGCAGATGGACGACCCAGCATCCGTCCCACTCGAGCACGAAGGCGAATCCGTCGACGACGTCATCGTCGAAGAGATCGACCTCTCGAGCGTCCATCACCCCGAACTCTGTCGCGCAGAGATTCACATTCAGGGCACAATCGACGGTATCTCCGAAGACGACGCCGTCGTCGTTGGCCCAACGCCACTGTCGAAACTCGTCATCGAGGGACGACTCGATGGCAAGGATGACACAAACAACATCCTCATCCTTCGAATTGAGGATATGATCGCCCCCGGTCCAGGCGAAACCCCAGACCACTGA